The proteins below are encoded in one region of Pontibacter deserti:
- the topA gene encoding type I DNA topoisomerase translates to MIKNLVIVESPAKAKTIEGYLGKDFVVKSSFGHVRDLPKDNNAIDIENGFKPTYVISSDKKDVVAQLRKLAKEAETVWLASDDDREGEAISWHLTEALNLNDAKTRRIVFREITKNAILNAISSPRSIDMDLVNAQQARRILDRLVGFELSPVLWKKIKTGLSAGRVQSVAVRLVVEREREIEKFKAEASFRITASFDVQGKTLEAELPTKYKTEEEAQAFLEKCIGAAYTIENLEKKPLKRSPAPPFTTSTLQQEASRKLYFSVAQTMSVAQKLYESGKISYMRTDSVNLSEEAIQGASSAIQNSFGEKFVKTRRFKTKSSGAQEAHEAIRPTDFSQMNVSNDRNEQRLYELIWKRAIASQMADAEIEKTTATIGISTQPEKLVATGEVIKFEGFLKVYIESKDDDEGADDDVKGMLPPLSIGQTIDLRQMLATQRYSRPAARYTEASLVKKLEEMGIGRPSTYAPTISTIQKRGYVEKDSREGKERPYRVLTLQKDQISSQTKTEMTGAEKAKLFPTDMAMVVNDFLVEHFPSVIDYSFTAKVEAEFDEIAQGHEEWKSMLDKFYGKFHERIESSENIDRAAVSGARELGTDPNTGKKLIAKLGRFGPYVQLGEEDPESGEKPVYASLRKGQFLESITLEDALELFKLPRVVGVYEDKEMKAAIGRFGPYISHNSKFYSLPKGMDPLYVTPEEAIELIEQKRKAEAEKLIKSFDENPDVQVLNGRYGPYIVVGKKNVKIPKGKEPKDLTLQECLDLAEATPEKKGKGGFKKKTETATAEKKPATKKAPAKKAATKTKAAAKPKATAKSKAK, encoded by the coding sequence ATGATAAAAAATTTAGTCATAGTTGAGTCGCCTGCAAAGGCCAAAACGATCGAAGGGTATTTAGGGAAGGATTTCGTAGTTAAGTCGAGTTTCGGCCACGTGCGCGACCTGCCTAAAGACAACAATGCTATCGATATAGAAAATGGGTTTAAGCCAACCTACGTTATCAGCAGCGATAAGAAAGATGTGGTGGCGCAACTCCGTAAACTGGCAAAAGAAGCAGAAACTGTATGGCTCGCATCCGATGATGACCGCGAAGGAGAAGCTATATCGTGGCACCTGACAGAGGCCCTAAACCTGAATGATGCTAAAACCCGTCGCATCGTTTTCAGGGAAATCACAAAAAATGCGATACTTAACGCGATCAGTTCCCCGAGAAGTATAGACATGGACCTGGTAAACGCACAGCAGGCACGCCGTATACTTGACCGCCTGGTAGGTTTTGAACTGTCTCCGGTACTCTGGAAAAAGATTAAAACCGGTTTGTCAGCTGGTCGTGTACAGTCTGTAGCAGTGCGTTTAGTGGTAGAGCGCGAACGTGAGATAGAGAAATTTAAAGCTGAAGCATCTTTCAGAATTACGGCATCTTTTGATGTACAGGGTAAAACACTGGAAGCTGAACTACCTACCAAGTATAAAACGGAAGAAGAAGCTCAGGCCTTTTTAGAAAAGTGCATTGGAGCAGCTTATACGATAGAGAACCTGGAGAAAAAGCCGCTGAAGCGTAGCCCGGCTCCACCGTTCACAACATCTACGTTGCAGCAGGAAGCCAGCCGTAAACTATACTTCTCAGTGGCCCAAACCATGTCGGTTGCACAGAAGCTGTATGAGTCTGGTAAGATTTCCTATATGCGTACCGACTCTGTGAATCTGTCTGAGGAAGCTATTCAGGGAGCATCCAGCGCAATACAGAATTCTTTTGGAGAGAAGTTTGTAAAAACCCGCCGGTTCAAAACAAAGTCATCAGGAGCTCAGGAAGCACACGAAGCCATCCGTCCAACTGATTTCTCTCAGATGAACGTGAGCAACGACCGCAACGAACAACGCCTGTACGAACTTATCTGGAAGCGTGCTATTGCATCGCAAATGGCAGATGCTGAAATTGAGAAGACAACAGCAACTATAGGCATTTCTACGCAACCAGAAAAACTGGTTGCTACAGGAGAGGTGATCAAGTTTGAGGGCTTCCTTAAAGTATACATCGAATCAAAAGATGATGATGAAGGTGCTGACGATGACGTAAAAGGCATGCTGCCTCCGCTTTCTATTGGTCAGACTATAGACCTGCGCCAGATGCTGGCTACACAGCGTTACAGCCGTCCTGCAGCCCGCTATACCGAAGCCAGCCTTGTGAAGAAACTGGAGGAAATGGGTATAGGCCGTCCGTCAACTTACGCACCAACTATATCTACCATTCAGAAAAGAGGTTATGTAGAGAAAGACAGCCGTGAAGGAAAAGAAAGACCTTACCGCGTGCTGACTTTACAGAAAGATCAGATCAGTTCTCAAACCAAAACCGAGATGACCGGTGCGGAAAAGGCCAAGCTTTTCCCGACGGATATGGCTATGGTGGTGAATGACTTCCTGGTGGAGCATTTCCCGAGTGTGATTGACTACTCATTTACAGCCAAAGTGGAAGCTGAATTTGACGAAATTGCGCAGGGCCATGAAGAATGGAAATCAATGCTGGATAAGTTCTATGGTAAATTCCATGAACGTATCGAGTCGAGTGAAAATATAGATCGTGCAGCTGTGTCCGGTGCCAGAGAACTAGGCACGGACCCGAATACCGGCAAGAAGTTAATAGCTAAACTTGGCCGTTTTGGCCCTTATGTGCAGTTAGGCGAAGAAGATCCGGAAAGTGGGGAAAAACCTGTTTATGCCAGTTTACGCAAAGGCCAGTTCCTGGAAAGTATAACCCTGGAAGATGCACTGGAACTGTTTAAACTGCCACGTGTGGTTGGAGTGTATGAAGACAAAGAAATGAAAGCCGCTATTGGCCGATTTGGTCCTTACATCAGCCACAACAGCAAATTTTACTCACTGCCAAAAGGAATGGATCCGCTGTATGTTACTCCTGAAGAAGCCATTGAACTGATTGAACAGAAACGTAAAGCCGAAGCTGAAAAACTGATCAAATCGTTTGATGAGAATCCGGATGTGCAGGTGCTGAACGGCCGCTACGGACCTTACATTGTGGTAGGTAAAAAGAACGTGAAGATTCCGAAAGGCAAAGAGCCTAAAGATCTGACACTACAGGAATGCCTGGATCTTGCTGAGGCTACGCCGGAGAAAAAAGGCAAAGGCGGATTTAAGAAAAAGACAGAAACAGCAACTGCAGAAAAAAAGCCAGCTACTAAAAAGGCTCCGGCAAAGAAAGCTGCAACTAAGACAAAAGCAGCAGCAAAGCCTAAAGCGACTGCTAAATCCAAAGCAAAGTAA
- the pseG gene encoding UDP-2,4-diacetamido-2,4,6-trideoxy-beta-L-altropyranose hydrolase has translation MHSTNPKRRIIFRADGNSRIGLGHVVRSLALANMLHDAFECVFAIQEPDEALKAQILETCHGIISLPVCEPSEERFNYELVAYISEEEIVVLDGYNFGTAYQETIKSRDAQLVCIDDIHSYSFVADVVLNQAGGVDAAKYKVTSYTRLLLGPQYALLRPTFLEASKQNRAIPEGKLHLLLNLGGADPENYTLKLAQEFADLHNSVTIEIVVGSAYKHLDSLQHWLHDKPDYNLHQNLDAKQMCQLMQQCAVAVTSASGVAYEYAAVGGALFILQTADNQADLYSFLTETGVAKPYSSADLTTNVTEQLKEQVAIQRQFFDGQSDTRLRAIFKQLDLSASLILRKATIADLQLVFEWNNDPEVRQRSFNPEPILLENHTRWFTAKLEDTACIFYIAEVAGTPAAQIRFDIKDATATISYLISKDYRGKGLGHTVLQKGISKLKSEAPEVKVIEGLVQQDNTASVRAFEKAGFTYGTPDKQHPQAHRFVLELA, from the coding sequence TTGCATAGCACCAATCCTAAACGTCGCATCATTTTCCGTGCAGATGGTAACAGCCGCATTGGGTTGGGCCATGTGGTGCGGTCGCTGGCGCTGGCAAATATGCTGCACGATGCGTTTGAATGCGTGTTTGCCATTCAGGAGCCAGATGAAGCGCTGAAAGCACAGATACTGGAGACTTGTCATGGCATCATTTCTTTACCTGTTTGTGAGCCGTCAGAAGAGCGTTTTAACTACGAGTTGGTAGCATATATCTCAGAAGAAGAAATCGTGGTGCTGGATGGGTATAACTTTGGGACTGCTTACCAGGAAACAATAAAATCAAGAGATGCACAACTGGTTTGCATAGATGACATTCACTCCTACTCGTTTGTAGCAGATGTTGTGCTGAACCAGGCTGGTGGTGTAGATGCAGCAAAGTATAAAGTTACTTCTTACACCAGATTGTTACTAGGTCCGCAATATGCCTTGCTGCGTCCGACTTTCTTAGAGGCATCCAAACAAAACAGAGCTATACCTGAAGGCAAGCTACACCTACTGCTAAACCTAGGCGGCGCTGACCCCGAGAACTATACGTTGAAGCTGGCGCAGGAATTTGCTGATTTACATAATTCAGTAACTATAGAAATAGTAGTTGGCAGCGCATACAAACATCTGGACTCATTACAACACTGGTTGCACGATAAGCCAGACTATAACCTGCACCAGAACCTGGATGCCAAACAGATGTGCCAGCTAATGCAGCAATGCGCAGTGGCAGTTACCTCTGCAAGTGGAGTGGCATACGAATATGCCGCAGTAGGTGGTGCATTATTTATACTTCAGACAGCCGACAACCAGGCTGATCTTTACAGCTTTTTGACTGAAACTGGAGTTGCAAAGCCTTATAGTTCAGCAGATTTAACCACAAATGTTACAGAACAGTTAAAAGAGCAGGTAGCGATACAAAGGCAGTTCTTTGATGGGCAAAGTGATACCCGTTTACGTGCAATATTTAAGCAATTAGATTTAAGTGCGAGCCTTATACTTCGGAAAGCAACTATAGCCGACCTGCAACTGGTGTTTGAGTGGAACAACGATCCGGAAGTACGCCAACGGTCGTTTAACCCGGAGCCGATCTTACTAGAAAACCACACTCGCTGGTTTACAGCTAAGCTTGAAGATACTGCCTGTATATTTTATATTGCAGAAGTAGCTGGCACTCCTGCCGCACAAATCAGGTTTGACATTAAAGATGCAACTGCAACAATAAGCTACCTGATCAGCAAAGATTACCGGGGCAAAGGGTTAGGACATACGGTGCTTCAAAAAGGTATTTCAAAGTTAAAGTCTGAAGCGCCGGAAGTGAAGGTTATTGAAGGGCTTGTGCAGCAGGATAACACAGCATCTGTAAGAGCATTTGAGAAAGCCGGATTTACCTACGGAACCCCAGATAAGCAGCACCCGCAGGCACACCGGTTTGTACTGGAACTGGCGTAG
- a CDS encoding glycosyltransferase family 61 protein, translating to MLKKALFRILHTASYYFRYTSVLHHASKKVVAPTQVLYFDEQEQAFLEQSASSFNYSLDYTLGYRIKPQFIVNLRDVMFLGNSGAVVQDGKVVVESVFDVSRLSKSSAYKTPALMLPKSRKGLYTSILHLPWAANNNYHWFFDCLPRLYFLLQQVQEPINIIMRRELPAYQRETLEFILREHPNVKVVYISKHEKWQVEQFILPSFLSNPQSGYLPLPVSQWLRTKIWEGYKIQPAQVKRRVYISRSRAKTRRLLNEQDLLPLLARYNFEVVWAEELSYREQVNLFYNSEAVIAPHGAGLTNLLFSEDSKVLEFHPANLVKTHYFLLCKGIRFEYASIVGTTGDTSENYSVNVQQVEEWLEKI from the coding sequence ATGCTGAAAAAGGCACTCTTCCGGATACTTCATACTGCCAGTTATTATTTCCGCTATACTTCGGTGCTGCATCATGCTTCTAAAAAAGTGGTGGCGCCAACCCAGGTTTTATACTTTGATGAGCAGGAACAAGCCTTTCTGGAGCAATCGGCGTCAAGTTTTAACTATAGCCTGGATTACACCTTAGGGTACCGGATTAAACCTCAGTTTATAGTTAACCTTCGGGATGTGATGTTCTTAGGTAATTCAGGGGCTGTTGTGCAGGATGGAAAAGTGGTGGTGGAATCAGTGTTTGATGTGAGCCGCTTATCTAAATCCAGTGCCTACAAAACACCTGCATTAATGCTACCAAAGTCTAGGAAAGGGCTGTATACTTCTATTTTGCATCTGCCATGGGCAGCAAACAATAATTACCACTGGTTTTTCGATTGCCTGCCACGTTTATACTTTCTGCTGCAACAGGTTCAGGAGCCGATCAATATCATCATGCGCCGTGAACTGCCTGCTTATCAGCGCGAAACACTTGAATTTATACTTCGTGAGCACCCAAATGTAAAGGTGGTCTACATTAGCAAGCACGAGAAATGGCAGGTAGAGCAGTTTATACTTCCTTCGTTCCTATCTAATCCACAGAGCGGGTATCTGCCTTTGCCGGTAAGCCAGTGGTTAAGAACGAAAATTTGGGAAGGGTATAAGATACAACCAGCGCAAGTTAAAAGGAGAGTCTACATCAGCAGGAGCAGGGCCAAAACACGCCGACTGCTGAATGAGCAGGACTTGTTGCCGCTGCTTGCCAGGTATAATTTTGAAGTTGTTTGGGCAGAGGAGTTAAGTTACCGGGAGCAGGTAAATTTATTTTATAACTCTGAAGCCGTGATAGCCCCACACGGTGCCGGCCTTACAAACCTACTTTTTTCAGAGGATAGTAAAGTTCTTGAGTTCCACCCAGCCAATTTGGTTAAGACGCATTATTTCTTGTTGTGTAAAGGGATAAGGTTTGAATATGCAAGTATAGTAGGAACAACCGGTGATACGTCAGAAAATTATAGTGTTAATGTACAGCAGGTGGAAGAGTGGCTGGAAAAGATATAG
- a CDS encoding ParA family protein, translating to MATTTVAVINQKGGTGKTTTTINLGSALSKLGKRVLLLDLDPQGNLSYSLAVTEPKATLADAFLGNTSLQDVLVEKDGLWIAPGSNELVDIEISLVSQPEREKFLQTMLKDLKGFDYILIDCPPSLSVLTLNALTASDEVLIPLQMEVLTLQGLDQILNTVEKIKKAFNPKLKIKGIVVVMFDVRRKLSQEVLEYLQQNVKEHIFKQSIRLNVKLAEAPSFGRSIMEYDAASKGAKDYMALAEEFITR from the coding sequence ATGGCAACAACCACAGTAGCCGTCATCAATCAGAAAGGCGGTACAGGTAAAACCACCACCACAATAAATTTAGGGAGTGCTTTAAGTAAATTAGGCAAACGTGTTTTATTATTAGATTTAGATCCGCAAGGGAATCTATCTTACTCGCTTGCTGTTACAGAACCTAAGGCAACTTTAGCTGATGCATTCCTGGGTAATACCAGTTTGCAGGATGTGCTGGTTGAAAAAGATGGTCTTTGGATCGCGCCTGGTTCTAACGAACTGGTAGATATTGAGATATCGCTTGTGTCGCAACCGGAACGCGAGAAGTTTCTGCAAACGATGCTGAAAGATCTGAAAGGGTTTGACTACATACTTATAGATTGTCCGCCTTCTTTATCAGTGCTAACACTTAATGCACTAACTGCTTCCGACGAAGTTCTGATCCCACTACAAATGGAAGTGCTCACTTTACAGGGGCTCGATCAGATACTGAATACAGTAGAAAAAATAAAAAAAGCGTTCAATCCGAAACTTAAAATAAAAGGTATCGTAGTGGTGATGTTTGATGTGCGCAGAAAGCTGAGTCAGGAAGTATTAGAATATCTGCAGCAGAACGTAAAGGAGCATATTTTTAAACAAAGCATACGCCTTAATGTTAAACTTGCCGAAGCACCTTCGTTTGGGCGAAGTATAATGGAATATGATGCTGCATCGAAAGGTGCAAAAGATTATATGGCTCTTGCGGAGGAATTTATTACAAGGTAA
- the pseB gene encoding UDP-N-acetylglucosamine 4,6-dehydratase (inverting), translating to MALDLNHKSILVTGGTGSFGKKFVEMVFARFPDVKRLVIYSRDELKQFEMSQTFPHSKYNAIRYFIGDVRDGERFKRACEGIDIIVHAAAMKQVPAAEYNPMECIKTNVLGAENIINAALDSGVKDVVALSTDKAAAPINLYGATKLCSDKLFVAANNMKGKRDIKFSVVRYGNVIGSRGSVVPFFLKKREEGVLPITHQDMTRFNISLEEGVEMVFHALEKHWGGEIFVPKIPSYVITELAKAIGPDCKQEIVGIRPGEKLHEEMITETDSLNTVELDKYYVILPSTPTWTTESFLKEFNGKMVPLGFKYNSGTNDEWLSAEQLRDQIRQHVDPNFTV from the coding sequence ATGGCTTTAGACCTGAATCATAAGTCTATATTGGTAACGGGCGGTACGGGCTCGTTTGGTAAAAAATTTGTGGAAATGGTGTTTGCACGGTTTCCGGATGTGAAGCGCCTTGTAATCTACTCCCGCGACGAGCTGAAACAGTTCGAAATGTCGCAGACTTTTCCGCACAGCAAGTATAACGCTATTCGCTATTTTATTGGCGATGTACGCGATGGAGAGCGTTTCAAGCGCGCCTGCGAAGGAATCGACATTATAGTGCATGCCGCTGCCATGAAGCAGGTACCTGCGGCCGAGTATAACCCGATGGAGTGCATCAAAACCAACGTGTTAGGCGCAGAAAATATCATAAATGCAGCTTTGGATAGTGGCGTGAAAGATGTGGTTGCGCTGTCTACGGATAAAGCAGCTGCCCCGATAAACCTGTACGGCGCTACCAAACTATGTTCTGATAAACTTTTTGTAGCAGCCAACAACATGAAAGGCAAACGCGACATCAAGTTTTCGGTGGTGCGCTATGGTAACGTAATCGGCTCCCGTGGCTCGGTGGTGCCTTTCTTTTTGAAGAAACGCGAAGAAGGTGTGCTGCCTATCACCCACCAGGACATGACCAGGTTCAACATCTCGTTGGAAGAAGGCGTGGAAATGGTGTTTCATGCGCTGGAAAAACACTGGGGTGGCGAGATTTTCGTACCCAAAATACCATCTTATGTGATCACGGAACTGGCCAAAGCGATAGGGCCGGATTGTAAACAGGAGATCGTTGGTATTCGTCCGGGAGAGAAACTGCACGAAGAGATGATCACCGAAACTGACTCGCTGAACACCGTGGAGCTGGACAAATATTACGTTATACTTCCATCTACGCCAACCTGGACAACTGAATCTTTCCTGAAGGAATTTAATGGTAAAATGGTACCGCTTGGCTTTAAGTATAACTCGGGAACCAACGATGAATGGCTATCAGCAGAGCAACTGCGCGACCAGATCCGCCAGCACGTAGACCCGAATTTTACGGTTTAG
- the pseC gene encoding UDP-4-amino-4,6-dideoxy-N-acetyl-beta-L-altrosamine transaminase: protein MTQHSELRTNSKPIPYGRQHITQEDIDAVIETLQSDFLTQGPKVAEFEQAFANYVGAKYAVAVSNGTAALHLCTLALGVNEKSRVITTPITFVASANCVRYCGGTVEFADIDPETALLDINKVRVMLASKPKGYYTGIIPVDFAGNPVNLEEFRKLADEYGVWIIEDACHAPGGYFTDSNGEKQSCGNGNYADLAIFSFHPVKHIATGEGGMITTNSDELYQELLKLRTHGITRDPQMMEENHGGWYMEMQELGYNYRIPDMLCALGITQLQRADAGLARRKGIAKVYDEAFADVAGIEVLGTSGEAISENGDTGHAYHLYVIKVADRKGLYDFLRQHNIFAQVHYIPAHTMPYYRNLGYKKGNFPEAEGYYSACLSLPMYPSLTAEEQEFVIEKVKEFVV, encoded by the coding sequence GTGACTCAGCACTCAGAACTCAGAACTAATAGCAAGCCTATTCCCTACGGTCGGCAGCACATTACGCAGGAAGATATTGATGCGGTGATAGAAACGCTGCAATCTGATTTCCTGACACAAGGGCCAAAAGTGGCGGAGTTTGAACAGGCTTTTGCCAACTATGTAGGCGCTAAGTATGCTGTTGCTGTTAGCAACGGTACAGCTGCGTTGCATTTATGTACATTGGCGTTAGGTGTAAATGAGAAATCCAGAGTTATAACCACGCCAATTACTTTTGTTGCTTCGGCTAACTGCGTTCGTTATTGTGGCGGCACCGTTGAGTTTGCTGACATCGACCCTGAAACTGCCCTGCTGGATATAAACAAGGTACGTGTGATGCTGGCCAGCAAACCTAAAGGTTACTATACCGGCATTATACCTGTAGATTTCGCAGGAAACCCAGTAAACCTGGAAGAATTCAGGAAACTAGCTGATGAGTATGGAGTTTGGATCATAGAAGATGCCTGCCATGCCCCTGGTGGTTATTTTACCGACAGCAACGGCGAAAAGCAGTCGTGCGGGAACGGTAACTATGCAGACCTAGCTATTTTCTCTTTCCATCCGGTAAAACACATTGCAACGGGCGAAGGCGGTATGATCACAACCAACAGCGACGAACTATACCAGGAACTGCTGAAACTAAGAACTCACGGCATTACCCGCGACCCGCAAATGATGGAAGAGAACCACGGTGGCTGGTACATGGAAATGCAGGAACTGGGCTACAACTATAGAATTCCGGATATGCTTTGTGCACTGGGCATTACGCAACTGCAGCGCGCCGATGCCGGCCTTGCCCGACGCAAAGGCATTGCCAAAGTATACGACGAAGCTTTTGCTGATGTAGCAGGTATAGAAGTACTGGGGACTTCTGGGGAGGCTATCTCTGAGAACGGTGACACCGGCCACGCTTATCACCTATATGTAATTAAAGTAGCTGACCGCAAAGGCTTATACGACTTCCTGCGACAGCATAACATCTTTGCACAGGTACATTATATTCCGGCGCATACCATGCCCTACTACAGGAATCTTGGCTACAAAAAAGGTAATTTCCCGGAAGCAGAAGGCTACTATAGCGCGTGCCTGAGCCTGCCGATGTACCCAAGCCTGACAGCCGAAGAGCAGGAATTTGTTATTGAGAAAGTGAAGGAGTTTGTGGTATGA
- a CDS encoding SixA phosphatase family protein, whose protein sequence is MQRHLLICRHAETFDPYPLQPDFERELTPEGIRQAHELGKWIREYYQKADAILASPAKRASDTARIVASRLYFEQDNITYDPEIYNPKEAQLLKSISQLPAHVKKIVLVSHNPALTQLLRNLVNRSLPYLVPAQVAAVALDLEQWQDIYVRTGELEKMNLQQSV, encoded by the coding sequence ATGCAACGACATTTACTGATCTGCCGCCACGCAGAAACTTTTGATCCTTATCCGCTGCAGCCAGATTTTGAGCGGGAGCTTACTCCTGAAGGTATACGGCAGGCTCACGAATTGGGCAAATGGATTAGAGAATACTACCAGAAAGCAGATGCTATTTTGGCCAGCCCCGCAAAGCGCGCCAGCGACACTGCCCGTATTGTAGCCAGTCGTTTATACTTTGAGCAGGACAATATTACCTACGATCCGGAAATTTATAACCCTAAAGAAGCACAGCTGCTTAAAAGTATAAGCCAGTTGCCTGCACATGTAAAAAAAATTGTACTTGTATCTCATAACCCTGCACTTACACAACTACTCAGAAATCTGGTAAACAGGAGTTTACCCTACCTGGTGCCTGCGCAGGTAGCTGCTGTTGCACTTGATCTGGAGCAATGGCAGGATATCTATGTAAGAACAGGTGAACTGGAAAAGATGAACCTGCAACAAAGTGTTTAA
- the pseF gene encoding pseudaminic acid cytidylyltransferase produces MKSIAIIPARGGSKRIPRKNIKCFLGKPIIAYSIQAALESGLFDEVMVSTDDPEIAAVAKQYGATVPFMRSSDNADDYATTAAVITEVLQNYAAQGTQFDVGCCIYPTAPLIKLSALSEGYQQLQTQNFDTVFPVLKYSYPIWRSLKMEAGKVALNWPEHLNSRSQDLPAAYHDAGQFYWFRTDRFLSSQKLFTDNSGAVELEELEVQDVDNETDWKLAELKYKLIHRLA; encoded by the coding sequence ATGAAATCCATTGCCATTATTCCAGCCCGGGGAGGCAGCAAACGAATACCCAGAAAAAATATAAAATGTTTTTTGGGTAAACCAATTATCGCCTACTCTATACAAGCCGCGCTGGAATCTGGCTTGTTCGATGAAGTGATGGTATCTACGGATGATCCCGAAATAGCCGCTGTTGCAAAGCAATATGGTGCTACAGTACCATTCATGCGAAGCTCAGACAACGCTGACGATTATGCTACCACAGCAGCCGTAATTACGGAAGTGCTGCAGAATTATGCTGCTCAGGGTACACAATTTGATGTTGGTTGCTGCATCTATCCTACGGCACCCTTGATTAAGCTTTCAGCGCTATCAGAAGGGTATCAGCAACTGCAAACACAAAACTTTGACACTGTTTTTCCGGTTCTAAAGTATAGCTACCCGATCTGGAGAAGCCTGAAAATGGAAGCCGGTAAAGTAGCACTTAATTGGCCGGAGCACCTTAACAGCCGCTCGCAGGATCTGCCTGCTGCTTACCATGATGCCGGACAGTTCTACTGGTTTAGAACAGACAGGTTCTTAAGCTCACAAAAGCTATTTACTGATAACTCCGGAGCCGTAGAACTGGAAGAACTGGAGGTACAGGACGTCGACAACGAAACCGACTGGAAACTAGCAGAACTAAAGTATAAACTCATCCACCGTCTTGCATAG